The proteins below are encoded in one region of Paenacidovorax monticola:
- the ompA gene encoding outer membrane protein OmpA: MKKLNKVAMLLASAVLATSAGAQVKAADGGKVIDNWQNGTGELVWKNGTNELCWRDANWTPATAAEGCDGALAPKAAAPAPAAAPAPAAAPAPAPAPAPAVATKVTYAADAFFDFDKSVLKPEGKAKLDDLVSKVKDVNLEVIIAVGHTDSVGSDAYNQKLSVRRAEAVKAYLVSKGIEKNRVYTEGKGEKQPVADNKTKEGRAKNRRVEIEVVGTRAAK, translated from the coding sequence ATGAAGAAACTAAACAAAGTGGCGATGTTGTTGGCCTCTGCCGTGCTCGCAACCTCGGCTGGCGCTCAAGTGAAGGCTGCCGATGGCGGTAAGGTCATCGACAACTGGCAAAACGGCACCGGTGAGCTGGTCTGGAAGAACGGCACCAACGAACTGTGCTGGCGCGATGCCAACTGGACGCCCGCAACGGCCGCTGAAGGCTGCGACGGCGCTCTGGCTCCCAAGGCTGCCGCTCCTGCCCCCGCTGCTGCTCCGGCTCCCGCCGCTGCTCCCGCACCTGCTCCCGCTCCCGCTCCTGCCGTGGCCACCAAGGTGACCTACGCTGCTGACGCCTTCTTCGACTTCGACAAGTCGGTCCTGAAGCCCGAAGGCAAGGCCAAGCTGGACGACCTGGTCTCCAAGGTCAAGGACGTGAACCTGGAAGTCATCATCGCCGTGGGTCACACTGACTCCGTCGGCAGCGATGCCTACAACCAGAAGCTGTCGGTGCGCCGCGCTGAAGCCGTGAAGGCCTACCTGGTCTCCAAGGGCATCGAAAAGAACCGCGTGTACACCGAAGGCAAGGGCGAGAAGCAGCCCGTGGCCGACAACAAGACCAAGGAAGGCCGCGCCAAGAACCGCCGCGTGGAAATCGAAGTGGTCGGTACCCGCGCCGCCAAGTAA
- a CDS encoding HAD family hydrolase, with translation MMQALFPHVRAVLFDLDGTLIDSAPDLGAAADKMRIDRGMPSLPLERYRPMAGAGARGMLGEAFGLAPEHPDFPTMREEFFSNYEACMTQRTQPFDGVARLLERLVAANLAWGVVTNKSARFTEPLTRGMPLFATAGAVVSGDTTPHAKPHPAPLLEAASRLGIPPGGCIYVGDDERDIVAGHAAGMGTVAALYGYLGQKSAPAAWGAHAAINSPLELLQLLGKP, from the coding sequence ATGATGCAGGCGCTGTTTCCCCATGTCCGCGCCGTGCTCTTCGACCTGGATGGCACACTGATCGACAGCGCGCCCGACCTGGGCGCTGCCGCCGACAAGATGCGGATCGACCGAGGCATGCCCTCGCTGCCGCTGGAGCGCTACCGCCCCATGGCGGGCGCGGGCGCGCGCGGCATGCTGGGCGAGGCGTTTGGCCTGGCCCCGGAGCACCCGGACTTTCCCACCATGCGCGAGGAGTTCTTCAGCAATTACGAAGCCTGCATGACGCAGAGGACGCAGCCCTTCGACGGAGTGGCCCGGCTGCTCGAGCGACTCGTCGCGGCCAACCTGGCCTGGGGGGTGGTGACCAACAAGTCGGCGCGCTTCACGGAGCCGCTGACCCGCGGCATGCCCCTGTTCGCAACGGCGGGGGCCGTCGTCAGCGGCGACACCACGCCCCATGCCAAGCCCCATCCCGCCCCGCTGCTCGAAGCCGCCTCGCGCCTGGGCATCCCGCCCGGAGGCTGCATCTATGTAGGCGACGACGAGCGCGACATTGTGGCCGGCCATGCCGCCGGCATGGGCACGGTGGCCGCGCTGTACGGCTACTTGGGCCAGAAAAGCGCCCCGGCAGCGTGGGGTGCTCACGCCGCAATAAATTCCCCCCTGGAGCTCTTGCAATTGCTGGGCAAGCCTTAA
- the ubiG gene encoding bifunctional 2-polyprenyl-6-hydroxyphenol methylase/3-demethylubiquinol 3-O-methyltransferase UbiG — MNDTVNADPAELAKFSELAHRWWDPESEFRPLHQINPLRLDWINTLVPLQGLRVLDVGCGGGILADSMARKGAQVTGIDLATKALRVAQLHALEAQTPAIEYREISAEALAAQQPGQYDVVTCMEMLEHVPDPSSVVQACAQLVKPGGWVFFSTINRNLKAFTLAIVGAEYVLNMIPRGTHEYAKLIKPSELAASCRAAQLDVTHTRGLEYNPITGRYWLSADTSVNYLFATRRAA, encoded by the coding sequence ATGAACGACACCGTCAATGCCGATCCGGCCGAGCTGGCCAAATTCTCCGAGCTGGCCCACCGCTGGTGGGATCCCGAGAGCGAATTCCGTCCCCTGCACCAGATCAATCCGCTGCGCCTGGACTGGATCAACACCCTCGTGCCCCTGCAGGGCCTGCGGGTGCTGGACGTGGGCTGCGGCGGCGGCATCCTGGCGGACTCCATGGCCCGCAAAGGGGCCCAGGTCACCGGCATCGATCTGGCCACCAAGGCCTTGCGGGTCGCCCAGCTCCATGCGCTCGAGGCTCAGACCCCGGCAATCGAGTACCGGGAGATCAGCGCGGAAGCGCTTGCGGCGCAGCAGCCGGGGCAGTACGACGTGGTGACCTGCATGGAGATGCTGGAGCACGTCCCCGACCCCTCGTCGGTCGTGCAGGCCTGCGCGCAACTGGTGAAACCGGGCGGCTGGGTGTTCTTCTCCACCATCAATCGCAACCTCAAGGCCTTCACCTTGGCGATCGTCGGTGCGGAATACGTGCTCAACATGATTCCCCGGGGCACGCACGAGTACGCCAAGCTCATCAAGCCCAGTGAACTGGCTGCGAGCTGCCGCGCGGCACAGCTCGACGTGACGCACACCCGGGGGCTGGAGTACAACCCCATCACGGGGCGGTACTGGCTGAGCGCGGACACGAGCGTCAACTACCTGTTCGCCACCCGGAGGGCGGCATGA
- the pheA gene encoding prephenate dehydratase, translating to MSRAQPPPRDDYPQASPDLASLRVQIDNIDQQLLTLLNQRALVAERVGEVKKREGTPFFRPDRVAQVIDKITSANPGPLKGAHVAAIWREIMSACLALESPQRVAVLGPEGTFCEQAAVEYFGGAADLMYCANFDEVFHATAAGSAQYGVVGVENSTEGVVTRSLDMFLHTPCHVVGEVSLLIRHNLLRSTPSAEGIEVVLAHPQALAQCQAWLSKHLPHAERRPVSSNAEGARLAATNPAWAGISSERAAQQYGLHVVAHAIQDDAYNRTRFAVICLPHTLATPAPSGHDCTSLIISVPNRPGAVHDLLVPLKKHGVSMTRFESRPARTGQWEYYFYIDIEGHPAQANVASALAELQSLCAFYKVLGTYPVAS from the coding sequence CTGAGCCGCGCCCAACCCCCGCCCCGTGATGACTACCCCCAAGCCTCCCCCGATCTGGCCAGCCTGCGCGTACAGATCGACAACATCGACCAGCAACTGCTCACCCTCCTGAACCAGCGCGCCCTGGTGGCCGAGCGCGTGGGCGAGGTCAAGAAACGCGAAGGCACGCCCTTCTTCCGCCCGGACCGCGTGGCCCAGGTCATCGACAAGATCACCAGCGCCAACCCCGGCCCGCTCAAGGGCGCGCACGTGGCCGCAATCTGGCGCGAGATCATGTCGGCCTGCCTCGCGCTCGAATCGCCCCAGCGCGTGGCCGTGCTCGGCCCCGAGGGCACGTTCTGCGAGCAGGCGGCCGTCGAGTACTTCGGCGGTGCGGCCGACCTCATGTACTGCGCCAACTTCGACGAGGTGTTCCACGCCACGGCCGCGGGCAGCGCCCAGTACGGCGTAGTGGGCGTGGAGAACTCCACCGAAGGCGTGGTCACGCGCTCGCTCGATATGTTCCTGCACACGCCCTGCCATGTGGTGGGCGAGGTGAGCCTGCTGATCCGCCACAACCTGCTGCGCTCGACCCCCTCCGCCGAGGGCATCGAGGTCGTGCTGGCCCATCCCCAGGCACTCGCGCAATGCCAGGCCTGGCTGTCCAAGCACCTGCCACACGCCGAGCGCCGCCCCGTGTCGAGCAACGCCGAGGGCGCCCGCCTGGCCGCCACCAACCCGGCCTGGGCCGGCATCTCCAGCGAGCGCGCCGCGCAGCAGTACGGCCTGCACGTGGTGGCCCACGCCATCCAGGACGATGCCTATAACCGTACGCGCTTCGCCGTGATCTGCCTGCCGCACACGCTGGCCACGCCCGCGCCGTCCGGCCACGACTGCACCAGCCTCATCATCTCCGTGCCCAACCGCCCCGGCGCCGTGCACGACCTGCTCGTGCCGCTCAAGAAGCACGGCGTGTCCATGACGCGCTTCGAGTCGCGCCCCGCGCGCACGGGCCAGTGGGAGTACTACTTCTACATCGACATCGAAGGCCACCCCGCGCAGGCCAACGTGGCCAGCGCGCTGGCCGAGCTGCAGTCTCTGTGCGCCTTCTACAAGGTGCTGGGCACCTACCCCGTCGCGTCGTGA
- the gyrA gene encoding DNA gyrase subunit A — MTQFAKETLPISLEEEMRRSYLDYAMSVIVGRALPDARDGLKPVHRRVLYAMHELNNDWNRAYKKSARIVGDVIGKYHPHGDQSVYDTIVRMAQDFSMRHMLVDGQGNFGSVDGDSAAAMRYTEIRLAKIAHEMLADIDKETVDFGPNYDGSEKEPLVLPSKLPNLLVNGSGGIAVGMATNIPPHNLNEVVDACLHLLHSPSASIDELMEIIPAPDFPTAGIIYGINGVKEGYRTGRGKVVMRAKCHFEDIDRGQRQAIIVDELPYQVNKKTLQERMAELVHEKKIEGISHIQDESDKSGMRLVIELKRGEVPEVVLNNLYKQTQLQDTFGMNMVALVDGQPKLCNLKELIEVFLQHRREVVTRRTVFELRKARERGHVLEGLAVALANIDDFIAIIRNAPTPPVAKAELMARAWDSKLVREMLTRTRADGGVVNADDYRPEGLEREFGMGQDGLYRLSETQAQEILQMRLQRLTGLEQDKIVAEYKDVMAEIEDLLDILAKPERVSTIIGEELTAIKTEFGQNKVGARRSEIEHSAQDLSTEDLITPTDMVVTLSHTGYIKSQPLSEYRAQKRGGRGKQATATKEDDWIDQLFIANTHDYILCFSNRGRLYWLKVWEVPAGSRGSRGRPIVNMFPLQEGEKINVVLPLTGDTRSFPADRYVFMATSMGTVKKTALDEFSNPRKGGIIAVNLDDGDYLIGAALTDGKHDVMLFSDGGKAVRFDENDVRPLGRQARGVRGMTLEDGQSVIAMLVAEDETQSVLTATENGYGKRTSIVEYTRHGRGTKGMIAIQQSERNGKVVAATLVHVDDEIMLITDKGVLVRTRVAEIRELGRATQGVTLIALDEGAKLSGLQRIVENDANVNAGDAEGAAPARTARRPTKPPNPERPQRAPAPWPARVLLSKTELKARIQQAPPAHPT; from the coding sequence ATGACCCAGTTTGCCAAAGAAACCCTGCCCATCAGCCTCGAAGAGGAGATGCGCCGCAGCTACCTCGATTACGCGATGAGCGTGATCGTGGGCCGGGCCCTGCCCGACGCACGGGACGGCCTCAAGCCCGTGCACAGGCGTGTGCTCTACGCCATGCACGAGTTGAACAACGACTGGAACCGGGCGTACAAGAAGTCGGCCCGTATCGTGGGGGACGTGATCGGTAAGTACCACCCGCACGGCGACCAGTCGGTGTACGACACGATCGTGCGCATGGCGCAGGACTTCTCCATGCGCCACATGCTGGTGGATGGCCAGGGCAATTTCGGCTCGGTGGACGGCGACAGCGCCGCCGCCATGCGGTACACCGAAATCCGCCTCGCGAAGATCGCCCACGAAATGCTGGCCGACATCGACAAGGAGACGGTGGATTTCGGCCCCAACTACGACGGCAGCGAAAAAGAGCCCCTGGTGCTGCCCAGCAAGCTGCCCAACCTGCTCGTGAACGGCTCGGGCGGCATCGCCGTGGGCATGGCCACCAACATCCCGCCGCACAATCTGAACGAGGTGGTGGACGCCTGCTTGCACCTGCTGCACAGCCCCTCGGCATCCATCGACGAGCTGATGGAGATCATCCCCGCGCCCGACTTTCCCACGGCCGGCATCATCTACGGCATCAATGGCGTGAAGGAAGGCTACCGCACCGGCCGCGGCAAGGTCGTGATGCGCGCCAAGTGCCATTTCGAAGACATCGACCGCGGCCAGCGCCAGGCCATCATCGTTGACGAGCTGCCCTACCAGGTCAACAAGAAGACGCTGCAGGAGCGCATGGCCGAACTGGTGCACGAGAAGAAGATCGAAGGCATCAGCCATATCCAGGACGAGTCCGACAAATCGGGCATGCGCCTGGTGATCGAGCTCAAGCGTGGCGAAGTGCCCGAGGTGGTGCTCAACAACCTGTACAAGCAGACGCAGCTGCAGGACACCTTCGGCATGAACATGGTGGCGCTGGTGGACGGCCAGCCCAAGCTGTGCAACCTCAAGGAACTCATCGAAGTCTTCCTGCAGCACCGCCGCGAGGTGGTCACCCGCCGTACGGTGTTCGAGCTACGCAAGGCACGCGAGCGCGGCCATGTGCTCGAAGGCCTGGCCGTCGCGCTGGCCAACATCGACGACTTCATCGCCATCATCCGCAACGCGCCCACGCCGCCCGTGGCCAAGGCCGAGCTGATGGCGCGCGCCTGGGACAGCAAGCTCGTGCGCGAGATGCTCACGCGCACGCGCGCCGACGGCGGCGTGGTCAACGCCGACGACTACCGCCCCGAAGGGCTGGAACGCGAGTTCGGCATGGGCCAGGACGGCCTGTACCGCCTTTCAGAAACCCAGGCGCAGGAAATCCTGCAGATGCGCCTGCAGCGCCTCACGGGCCTGGAGCAGGACAAGATCGTTGCCGAGTACAAGGACGTGATGGCCGAGATCGAGGACCTGCTCGACATCCTGGCCAAGCCCGAGCGCGTCTCCACCATCATTGGCGAGGAACTCACCGCAATCAAGACCGAGTTCGGCCAGAACAAGGTCGGCGCACGCCGCAGCGAGATCGAGCACAGCGCGCAGGACCTCTCCACTGAGGATCTGATAACGCCCACCGACATGGTGGTGACGCTGAGCCACACGGGCTACATCAAGAGCCAGCCCTTGAGCGAGTACCGCGCCCAGAAGCGCGGCGGGCGCGGCAAGCAGGCCACGGCGACCAAGGAAGACGACTGGATCGACCAGCTCTTCATCGCCAACACGCACGACTACATCCTGTGCTTCTCCAACCGTGGCCGCCTGTACTGGCTCAAGGTCTGGGAAGTACCCGCCGGCTCGCGCGGCTCGCGCGGCCGCCCCATCGTCAACATGTTCCCGCTGCAGGAAGGCGAGAAGATCAACGTGGTGCTGCCGCTCACCGGCGACACGCGCAGCTTCCCGGCCGACCGCTACGTGTTCATGGCCACGAGCATGGGCACCGTGAAGAAGACGGCGCTCGACGAATTCAGCAACCCGCGCAAGGGCGGCATCATCGCGGTGAACCTCGATGACGGCGACTACCTCATCGGCGCGGCGCTCACCGACGGCAAGCACGACGTGATGCTGTTCAGCGACGGTGGCAAGGCCGTGCGCTTCGACGAGAACGACGTGCGCCCGCTGGGCCGCCAGGCGCGCGGGGTGCGCGGCATGACGCTGGAAGACGGCCAGAGCGTGATCGCCATGCTCGTGGCCGAGGACGAGACGCAGAGCGTGCTCACCGCCACCGAGAACGGCTACGGCAAGCGCACCAGCATCGTCGAGTACACGCGCCACGGCCGCGGCACCAAGGGCATGATCGCCATCCAGCAGAGCGAGCGCAACGGCAAGGTCGTGGCCGCCACGCTGGTGCATGTGGACGACGAGATCATGCTCATCACCGACAAGGGCGTGCTCGTGCGCACCCGCGTGGCCGAGATCCGTGAACTCGGCCGCGCCACGCAGGGCGTCACGCTGATTGCGCTGGACGAAGGCGCCAAGCTCAGCGGCCTGCAGCGCATCGTCGAGAACGACGCCAACGTGAACGCGGGCGACGCCGAAGGCGCGGCCCCAGCGCGGACGGCGCGCCGCCCGACGAAGCCCCCCAATCCTGAGCGACCGCAACGCGCGCCCGCCCCATGGCCGGCGCGCGTTTTACTATCGAAAACAGAGCTGAAAGCGCGCATCCAGCAAGCGCCGCCAGCCCATCCGACTTGA
- the serC gene encoding 3-phosphoserine/phosphohydroxythreonine transaminase, whose amino-acid sequence MKRPYNFSAGPAAIPAEVLEQAAAEMLDWHGCGMGVMEMSHRGKEFISIYEQAEADLRELLAVPPAFKILFMQGGGLAENAIVPMNLSRAGTVDMIVTGSWSQKSRKEAQKYAAEVRTAASGEDSHFTTLPAPQTWQLSRGASYVHLCSNETIHGVEFQELPDLRALGSDAPLVIDFSSHVASRPVDWSRVGVAFGGAQKNLGPAGLTLVVVREDLLGHALPICPSAFDYRVVAENQSMFNTPPTWGIYMAGLTFQWLKRQREGDATGVAAMERRNIAKARLLYDTIDQSQFYVNKVTANCRSRMNIPFFLRDESRNDAFLAGAKARGLLQLKGHKSVGGMRASLYNAMPIEGVQALVDYMQEFERQHA is encoded by the coding sequence ATGAAACGCCCTTACAACTTTTCCGCTGGACCGGCCGCCATCCCGGCCGAAGTGCTCGAACAGGCCGCCGCCGAGATGCTCGACTGGCACGGCTGCGGCATGGGCGTGATGGAGATGAGCCACCGGGGCAAGGAATTCATCTCCATCTACGAGCAGGCCGAGGCCGACCTGCGCGAGCTGCTGGCCGTGCCGCCCGCCTTCAAGATCCTGTTCATGCAGGGCGGCGGCTTGGCCGAGAACGCCATCGTGCCCATGAACCTCTCGCGCGCCGGCACCGTGGACATGATCGTCACCGGAAGCTGGAGCCAGAAGTCGCGCAAGGAGGCCCAGAAGTACGCAGCCGAAGTGCGCACCGCCGCCTCGGGCGAGGACAGCCACTTCACCACCCTGCCCGCACCGCAAACCTGGCAGCTCAGCCGCGGCGCAAGCTACGTGCACCTGTGCAGCAACGAGACCATCCACGGCGTGGAATTCCAGGAGCTGCCCGACCTGCGCGCCCTGGGCAGCGACGCGCCGCTCGTGATCGACTTCTCCTCGCACGTCGCCTCGCGGCCCGTGGACTGGTCGCGCGTGGGCGTGGCCTTCGGCGGCGCGCAGAAGAACCTGGGCCCCGCCGGCCTCACCCTGGTGGTGGTGCGCGAAGACCTGCTGGGCCACGCGCTGCCCATCTGCCCGAGCGCGTTCGACTACCGTGTCGTGGCCGAGAACCAGTCCATGTTCAACACCCCGCCCACCTGGGGCATCTACATGGCGGGACTCACCTTCCAGTGGCTCAAGCGCCAGCGCGAGGGCGATGCCACGGGCGTGGCCGCCATGGAGCGGCGCAACATCGCCAAGGCCCGCCTGCTGTACGACACCATCGACCAGTCGCAGTTCTACGTGAACAAGGTGACAGCCAACTGCCGCTCGCGCATGAACATCCCCTTCTTCCTGCGCGACGAGTCGCGCAACGACGCCTTCCTGGCCGGCGCCAAGGCGCGCGGCCTGCTGCAGCTCAAGGGCCACAAGTCCGTGGGCGGCATGCGCGCCAGCCTCTACAACGCCATGCCGATCGAGGGCGTGCAGGCCCTGGTGGACTACATGCAAGAATTCGAGCGGCAGCACGCCTGA
- a CDS encoding prephenate dehydrogenase: MFEQLGLIGCGLMGGSFALAMKKAGLVKRVVGYSKSPSTTDRARQLGVIDVEAPSALLAVAGADIVLLAVPVAATESTLKAIKHLVTPQMLIMDVGSTKADVVQAARRALRDQMGSFVPAHPITGREVSGVEHADAELYSGRQVILTPTERTLTAHLRRAEELWTALGCRVSGMSPESHDAAFAAVSHLPHLLAFAMIQSITGQEESDHFLSLAGPGFRDFTRIAASDPKMWRDILRANRDEVLAQSRHFQRALQALEQAMQAESDQALEDMITLASETRAHWRMGAQRSTKH, encoded by the coding sequence ATGTTTGAACAACTCGGCCTGATCGGCTGCGGCCTCATGGGCGGCTCGTTCGCCCTGGCCATGAAGAAGGCGGGCCTCGTCAAGCGCGTGGTGGGCTACAGCAAGTCGCCCTCCACCACCGACCGCGCGCGCCAGCTCGGCGTGATCGACGTCGAGGCGCCCTCGGCCCTGCTCGCCGTAGCGGGCGCCGACATCGTGCTGCTGGCCGTGCCCGTGGCCGCCACCGAGTCCACGCTCAAGGCCATCAAGCACCTGGTCACGCCCCAGATGCTCATCATGGACGTGGGCTCCACCAAGGCCGACGTGGTGCAGGCCGCGCGCCGCGCGCTGCGCGACCAGATGGGCTCCTTCGTGCCCGCGCACCCGATCACGGGACGCGAGGTCTCCGGCGTGGAGCACGCCGACGCCGAGCTCTACAGCGGCCGCCAGGTCATCCTCACGCCCACGGAGCGCACCCTCACGGCCCACCTGCGCCGCGCGGAAGAACTGTGGACGGCGCTGGGCTGCCGCGTGAGCGGCATGTCGCCCGAATCGCACGACGCCGCCTTCGCGGCCGTCAGCCACCTGCCCCACCTGCTCGCGTTCGCGATGATCCAGAGCATCACGGGCCAGGAGGAATCCGACCACTTCCTCTCGCTCGCCGGCCCGGGCTTTCGCGACTTCACGCGCATCGCCGCGAGCGACCCCAAGATGTGGCGGGACATCCTGCGCGCCAACCGCGACGAGGTGCTGGCCCAGTCGCGCCACTTCCAGCGCGCGCTGCAGGCCCTCGAACAGGCCATGCAGGCCGAAAGCGACCAGGCCCTCGAAGACATGATCACCCTGGCCAGCGAAACCCGCGCCCACTGGCGCATGGGCGCGCAGCGCAGCACCAAGCACTGA
- a CDS encoding site-specific integrase, whose protein sequence is MDTRPPAQATPPGVKIRTFVAGDRLQIAFTWEGQECRELLPPCPINKSSIQRAASLREEIRRKIKDGTFDYAAYFPDSPRAAAPKKESTRMEQLLQKQLETYERQVANSQLSPSTYGGYAKAVNGARMRRWHGLQVRDITPSMLREWVAAMDCTSKAIRNMLTPLRSVFEDALNDELIEFNPFDRIALAKLIRQTAKASDYVVSPFTAAERAALLDACRPDERPMLQFWFSTGLRPGELQALEWRHIDWERRTARIELNQVAGFIKASKTAAGIRDVDLDASAIAALQAQHPLSEPKGARIWLNPRDSKPWTTDAQIRKTFWLPVCTRSGVDYRNLYQVRHTYASTLLTDGHNPWYVAAQLGHEDVEMVFRTYGRFIREDYQKPKPELRIVGSR, encoded by the coding sequence ATGGATACGAGACCACCTGCCCAAGCCACACCACCCGGCGTAAAAATCCGGACCTTCGTTGCGGGCGACCGCCTGCAAATCGCATTCACCTGGGAGGGGCAGGAATGCCGTGAACTGCTCCCCCCCTGCCCCATCAACAAATCCAGCATCCAGCGAGCGGCCTCGCTGCGCGAAGAGATCCGGCGCAAGATCAAGGACGGGACGTTCGACTACGCGGCCTACTTCCCCGACAGCCCGCGCGCTGCGGCCCCCAAAAAGGAAAGCACGCGGATGGAGCAGTTGCTGCAAAAGCAGCTCGAGACCTATGAACGCCAGGTCGCCAACAGCCAGCTCTCGCCCTCCACCTACGGCGGCTATGCCAAGGCCGTCAACGGCGCGCGCATGAGGCGCTGGCACGGCCTGCAAGTGCGGGACATCACCCCGAGCATGCTGCGCGAGTGGGTGGCCGCGATGGACTGCACCAGCAAGGCCATCCGCAACATGCTCACACCGCTGCGCAGCGTGTTCGAGGACGCCCTCAACGACGAACTGATTGAGTTCAACCCCTTCGATCGCATCGCCCTCGCCAAACTCATCCGCCAGACGGCCAAGGCCAGCGACTACGTGGTGAGCCCGTTCACGGCGGCGGAACGCGCCGCATTGCTCGACGCCTGCCGCCCCGATGAGCGGCCCATGCTGCAGTTCTGGTTCTCCACCGGCCTGCGCCCTGGCGAACTGCAAGCCCTGGAATGGCGGCACATCGACTGGGAGCGGCGCACCGCCCGCATCGAACTCAACCAGGTGGCCGGCTTCATCAAGGCCTCCAAGACAGCCGCCGGCATCCGGGACGTGGACCTCGACGCCAGCGCCATCGCCGCGCTGCAAGCCCAGCACCCGCTGTCCGAACCCAAGGGGGCGAGGATCTGGCTCAACCCGCGCGACAGCAAGCCCTGGACGACCGACGCCCAGATCCGCAAGACCTTCTGGCTGCCGGTGTGCACCCGCTCCGGGGTGGACTACCGCAACCTCTACCAGGTCCGGCACACCTACGCCTCCACCCTGCTCACGGACGGCCACAACCCCTGGTACGTCGCCGCCCAGTTGGGGCACGAGGACGTGGAGATGGTCTTCCGCACCTACGGCCGCTTCATCCGAGAGGACTACCAGAAGCCCAAGCCGGAATTGCGCATTGTGGGAAGCCGCTGA
- a CDS encoding excisionase, translated as MSRMNLQQATPFDPEPSGTVETVPAEWVLASKFEELTGVTRETVKQRKKCGVWREGQQVAVVHRRLYVNIKAADQWIRDHLPKPHHPA; from the coding sequence ATGAGCAGAATGAATTTGCAACAAGCGACACCTTTTGACCCCGAGCCATCGGGCACCGTGGAGACAGTGCCTGCCGAGTGGGTGCTGGCCTCCAAGTTCGAAGAGCTGACCGGCGTCACCCGCGAAACCGTCAAACAGCGCAAGAAGTGCGGCGTGTGGCGCGAAGGCCAGCAGGTCGCCGTCGTCCACCGCCGCCTCTACGTCAACATCAAGGCCGCCGACCAATGGATACGAGACCACCTGCCCAAGCCACACCACCCGGCGTAA